In a genomic window of bacterium:
- a CDS encoding tetratricopeptide repeat protein, giving the protein MPIQPPTRLKATVLQPWTLTWVGTGVLLVLLSLKKIGSYDLGFHLTIGEWIWRNRQIPHQDLWTQMGGDYLDPHSLFQVLLFLFHQWGGFPLVSIVLTLLLLGIFGLLGSRLRATQAPSGIRWLLFLLALLMTERRFIPRPEVASWLFLSWNLWVLGNPRQDRRWAWSLALTQWLWTWTEGLFILGFLIQALFWIGGRLDQKKWDPILGKVLGLGFLLSFLNPNGWKGLLFPLTLWQRFQDPLYQGSISEFLPPLKVLATQNLHYDSQLHVWLFLVLSLACLAGFLWTWSRRTATEFLLLIPFLFLGWTSVRNIPLFTWVAIPLLARIYRDLEPRPVGHWVRHHGAPWVAVLITLFLGFRVMTDAFYVKDRRLDRFGIGLDPERLPLAAANFLKKEKLNGEMLNSLDWGGWLSWEGAGQPFIDGRLEVPSRDRFADYLQSFRSGGLEPFLEKVRPDLLVMEYNTARPWVQQLMAMPDWRLVYFDENSAIYLRKDYAPQVPRLDMSLWLSARRLAPIPEAELSEQVRSTIPSGPFARKEYPIGLGSEGLFALSLGEYPASQALFARQLRIAGGGFEEIFYNLGITCLHLKQWGTGRACLEKVLQLDPGNAEALRMLGQLP; this is encoded by the coding sequence ATGCCCATTCAACCACCCACCCGCCTCAAAGCCACTGTACTTCAGCCCTGGACCCTCACTTGGGTAGGCACCGGCGTTCTGTTGGTCCTGCTTTCGCTCAAGAAGATCGGCTCCTACGACCTTGGTTTCCACCTCACGATCGGGGAGTGGATCTGGCGGAACCGCCAAATCCCCCACCAGGACCTTTGGACCCAAATGGGTGGGGATTACTTGGACCCCCATTCCCTCTTCCAGGTCCTTCTTTTCTTGTTCCACCAATGGGGCGGTTTCCCGCTGGTCTCCATTGTCTTGACCCTCCTGCTCTTGGGGATCTTTGGGCTCCTGGGTTCACGTCTCCGGGCCACCCAAGCCCCCTCCGGGATCCGTTGGCTCCTCTTCCTCCTTGCCCTGCTCATGACCGAACGCCGTTTCATTCCCCGCCCCGAGGTCGCGAGTTGGTTGTTCCTCAGCTGGAACCTTTGGGTCCTGGGAAACCCCCGGCAGGACCGCCGGTGGGCCTGGAGCTTGGCCCTTACCCAGTGGCTCTGGACCTGGACCGAAGGGCTTTTCATCCTGGGCTTCCTTATCCAAGCTCTCTTCTGGATCGGCGGACGGTTGGACCAAAAAAAATGGGACCCCATACTGGGAAAGGTCCTGGGCCTGGGCTTCCTGCTCTCTTTCCTGAACCCCAACGGTTGGAAGGGCCTGCTTTTCCCTCTCACCCTTTGGCAAAGGTTCCAGGACCCTCTTTACCAGGGTTCCATCTCGGAATTCCTTCCACCCCTTAAGGTCCTGGCCACCCAGAACCTCCACTATGACTCCCAACTGCATGTCTGGTTGTTCCTGGTCCTGTCCCTGGCCTGCCTGGCCGGCTTCCTTTGGACCTGGTCACGCAGGACCGCGACCGAGTTCCTACTTCTTATTCCCTTCCTTTTCCTCGGCTGGACCTCGGTACGGAACATCCCCCTCTTCACCTGGGTCGCCATTCCCCTTTTGGCCCGGATCTACCGGGACCTGGAACCCCGACCGGTCGGTCATTGGGTCCGTCACCATGGGGCCCCTTGGGTCGCGGTGTTGATCACCCTCTTCCTCGGCTTTCGTGTAATGACCGATGCCTTTTACGTGAAGGACCGCAGGTTGGACCGTTTCGGGATCGGCCTTGATCCCGAACGGCTGCCTTTAGCCGCCGCGAATTTCCTGAAGAAGGAAAAGTTGAACGGGGAGATGCTCAATTCACTGGACTGGGGCGGATGGCTTTCCTGGGAAGGGGCGGGCCAACCCTTCATCGACGGAAGGCTGGAAGTCCCTTCCCGCGACCGCTTCGCGGATTACCTCCAGAGCTTCCGTTCCGGGGGCTTGGAACCCTTCCTGGAAAAGGTCCGGCCGGACCTCCTGGTGATGGAATACAACACGGCCCGGCCCTGGGTCCAACAACTGATGGCCATGCCCGACTGGCGACTGGTCTATTTCGACGAGAATTCCGCTATTTATCTCCGCAAAGATTACGCCCCCCAGGTCCCCCGGCTGGATATGTCCCTTTGGCTTTCGGCCAGGAGATTGGCGCCCATTCCCGAAGCGGAACTATCGGAACAGGTGCGTTCGACCATTCCGTCGGGCCCCTTCGCCCGCAAGGAATACCCGATCGGGCTCGGGAGCGAGGGTCTCTTCGCCCTCAGTTTGGGGGAGTATCCGGCCTCCCAGGCGCTTTTCGCGCGCCAACTCAGGATCGCCGGCGGGGGCTTCGAGGAGATCTTCTACAACCTGGGTATCACCTGCCTGCACTTGAAACAATGGGGAACGGGCCGGGCTTGCCTGGAGAAGGTGCTCCAACTGGACCCAGGGAACGCCGAAGCCCTGCGGATGCTGGGCCAATTGCCCTGA